In a genomic window of Amblyomma americanum isolate KBUSLIRL-KWMA chromosome 4, ASM5285725v1, whole genome shotgun sequence:
- the veli gene encoding L27 and PDZ_signaling domain-containing protein veli has translation MAAVGESLMLERDIKRACELLEKLQRSGEVPAQKLAALQKVLQSEFCNAVREVYEHVYETVDISGSPDIRASATAKATVAAFAASEGHAHPRVVELPKTDEGLGFNVMGGKEQNSPIYISRIIPGGVADRHGALKRGDQLLSVNGVSVEGENHEKAVELLKAAQGTVKLVVRYTPKVLEEMEMRFDKQRATRRRVNAS, from the exons ATGGCCGCCGTCGGGGAGAGCCTAATGCTTGAAAGAG ACATCAAGCGGGCCTGCGAGCTGCTTGAGAAACTTCAGCGCA GTGGTGAAGTCCCAGCGCAGAAGCTAGCTGCGCTTCAAAAAGTGCTTCAGAGTGAATTTTGCAACGCCGTGCGAGAAGTCTACGAACATGTTTACGAAACTGTCGACATCTCGGGAAGTCCGGACATCCGAGCCAGCGCCACAGCCAAG GCAACAGTTGCAGCATTTGCAGCTAGTGAGGGCCATGCACACCCGCGGGTCGTCGAGTTGCCCAAGACGGATGAGGGTCTTGGCTTCAATGTGATGGGAGGCAAGGAACAGAACTCTCCGATTTATATATCGCGGATCATCCCGGGGGGCGTGGCTGACCGTCATGGGGCCCTCAAGCGCGGTGACCAACTGCTCTCGGTCAATGGTGTG AGTGTGGAAGGCGAGAACCACGAGAAGGCAGTGGAGCTCCTGAAGGCAGCCCAAGGCACAGTCAAATTGGTTGTCCGCTACACCCCCAAGGTGCTGGAAGAGATGGAGATGCGATTTGACAAGCAGCGTGCCACTCGTCGTAGGGTAAATGCCTCCTGA